Part of the Leishmania infantum JPCM5 genome chromosome 34 genome, AGGACGTGTCGTTGTCGGAGTTCGCCCTAaacgccgcgccgctcccAGTCAGCTCCGCCGTTGGCGCCGTGCTTCACCCTTTCTACGTCAAGGCTCGTTGGTGGCTATCCTGAAGGAATCCTGTCATCTCGCGTATGCAGTGAGGTGCAAGTACGTGTGGATGTACAGCGGCACAGCACATCCTTGGTGATGGCCTGGGCGATAATCACCACCTACCCTGGTATGCGACAGCCGTGCTCGGCTTCACGAATCCCTATCACGTtttcccttctcctccccctctccccatccACCGTTTGCTTTCTCTgactttctctctttccttttcctgAGATGGATGCTGTGCTCTCTGCGCGCTGCATCACAACGACACCCGTAGCACCACACAAGGTAGAGCGCTAGCTCGTTCACACCTATTCACGCTCCCTTTCGGCGCCTCACAGGAATGCAGTCCAAAGGCGTCGAAACGGGTGGTTACAAGCCTTCCTTACGGGTTGACATCGGCTCAGCCGACAACGCCAAGGAGGAGTCGGCAAACGTTACGGAAGGTAGCCCTCAAAAAGTAATAACCCCGCATGTATCCACAAACATATTCGTGGCCGGCATTCCGTCCACGTGGGACGATGACGCTCTGCGAGAACGCTACAAAGAGTTTGGCGAGATTGTATCGACAAAAGTAGTCAAGAACCGCCACTTTGGCTTTGTAATGTTTCGGAGAGCGGAGTCTGCGCACGCCGCGATCAATGCCACACACCTGACGCAGCCAACTCCCAACTGCGGCACTGTCCTGCACGTTTCTATCGCCATGCACGACGAGGGACTCGATGATCAGCCAAACGACCGCCTTTTCATTCGCGGGCTGCCGCAATGGGCGACGAAGGAGCACCTTCGACAGATGTTCTCGCCTTACGGTGTCATTACCGAGTGCGCGGTTCTCATGAACCCCCTCGGGCAGTGCAAAGGATCTGGCTTTGTTCAGTTTTCCTCACAGCAAGAAGCCACTGCCGCCATCAAGGCGCGGGACTCCATTAGCATGGACAGTTGGCCCCACCAACTCGAGGTGAAGTACTCAGAGTCGGCCGAGGTGCGGCAGATGCGGCAAGAGCGCAACCGCAATCGCCAGCGGCACTGGCTGCCGTCACCACAGTATCGCGGCGGCAACACCCCCAGCTCCCTCCCTTCGCCCTACCCAGGGTtttcgccgccgctctccctcaTTCCGTCTCCGCAGGCGTTTCCAGTCATGAACGCGATGCCGTTTCCGATGGTGTACCCACCAACACCAGCCACCACGGGTGCCCCGACGCAGATCGTCTACCCTCAGCCGATCTACCAGACCATACCACCCTTCTACTCGGCATCTGCAGTGCCTATCCCAGCACCGATTCCGCTTCCTCAAAAAGGCGACCTGCACTTTAGCGGCCCGCCGTTGACAGAGGAGTTGCTGCGTCTTATGCTGCAGTCCTAcggcgaggtggaggcaGTCAAAAAACTAGATAATGACACCGGCATCGCGGTGCGCCTGCGAGACGTGACGAAGCACGCGCTGGTGGTGCAACAGCTAAACGGCTCGCTCTTCCCAACTGGGCAGTTGTTGGCGGTCGGTATTTACGCTTAGCGCCCACTTCTTTTATTTTCCTGAGCGAGCACGAACAAggaagcacagcagcgggagcgcacgcgcgcacgcgttcGCTAGCGCAGGCACGAATACACGTGGCGGGAGTGCTACTGgcaacacaaaaaaaaaaccatTGTTGTGTGGAAATGGAAATGGTAAACGTGGAGCTCACCTACAAGGGAGAATAGTGAACAAGCGGATGGTCGCTTCTCTACCGAAGCGCAAAGGATTGAGAGGGACACGTGATGTTCCTGATAATATAATCGCCAGTGCCGACAAGAAGGGGCCGGCCAGGCTTGTCTTGAATTcgcaggcgtgcgtgcgcgtgcgtagACTAACGGGTGGGTTGCAGAGTGGGCTTCTTCACGTGCGAGTAGCGAAAAGAGCGACAGCGAGGTAGAAGGagagggcgtgcgtgcgcctgtgaTGCAGGATGCCGCAGTTGGCTGAGGCGTCACCTCAGTGATCTCTCCTTTCGCCTTGCTTGCTTTTTGtgcgcacatgtgtgtgtgtgtatgtttatgtgtatgtgtatgtgtatgtgtatgtgtatgtgtgtgtgcatcgtGTTGCTGCGCCGTTACCCCGAACAGTTCTCGCGGCTTACATGCGTAAGGCTGTCACACGCATTACCAACGCAGCGTTGCGATGCATGCCGACTCGTAACTCGTTTCTTCAGAAGGATGATTGCAAGCATTCACGCggagttttttttttgtctgttTTTGTTGGAGGGGCTCTGACCAATGCGTCACACCGTAGGCAACGCCTCTTTGCCACTGCTACCACCACACATCCCCCTCTCGTTGGTTTTCTCTCGTCCGGCTCCCTCTTAACTGGAGCGTCTCGCTCgttctttccctcctcctctttttcatCTTTTCGCTCTTCACCTTATTGTTAAGCTGTGTGCATATCTGTTTGTCTCTCCACGAGTCGACGCGTTTGTGGTGCACCGTTGTAGGCGActgaggggagagaaggactCCAAGAAGAGGGTTAGGCCCCTCTGCTTTGTTTATTTTTTTCTGTTCACGTCTACTTTTGCTCcgaaatatatatatatatatatacaacTGAAAACGATCAACGGAATCTTGGCAGCATCAGTAAGCAAAGACGGTGGCACGCTCGGGACCGCAGAGTGTCACTTCTGACAATAATAATGCTGCATGATGCAGTACGGGCAGCCGTACCGCTTACCGCGCATGCGACATCCCCGTCACCTCTCCATGGCACCTTCTTTtgccgcgcgtgcgtctctcctttcctcccaGCCTCGGGCGATGACGGAGTGATGCGATAACAGCACTCGTACTGCTCCGGAGAAGCGCACGACCTTCCCTTGAGAAAGCGCTTGTTTCAGCAGCCCTTTTTacctcctccgcgccgcctgcgtCGATCCATCAACTCGGTTTGCCTATaactctctcttcctctgcgtTTGTGTCCGCCATTCTCCGCGTCTCTGCGTTTCTTCTCTTCTAATGGTGGCGAAGcaagcgagagcgagggcTATCCGTGTTGCTCCCTTGCGCTGAACCATGGGGTCGACCTTCCTGGGGTACTCAGATGAGGATCATGGGCTCGCGTCGGTGTGGGGTCGCCTCATCTTTCTCTCGTGCATTACAACAGGGAGCTTTTACGTCTTATTCGGTCTCTTTGCGTGCCGCAGGCTCATACTGCGGGACATTCGGTGGCTCCTCATGGCGATCCTCTACTTTTCCATGGGGGTGTGCCACGCCTTCTTCACCCTGACACTACTCTGCTT contains:
- a CDS encoding RNA-binding protein-like protein, giving the protein MQSKGVETGGYKPSLRVDIGSADNAKEESANVTEGSPQKVITPHVSTNIFVAGIPSTWDDDALRERYKEFGEIVSTKVVKNRHFGFVMFRRAESAHAAINATHLTQPTPNCGTVLHVSIAMHDEGLDDQPNDRLFIRGLPQWATKEHLRQMFSPYGVITECAVLMNPLGQCKGSGFVQFSSQQEATAAIKARDSISMDSWPHQLEVKYSESAEVRQMRQERNRNRQRHWLPSPQYRGGNTPSSLPSPYPGFSPPLSLIPSPQAFPVMNAMPFPMVYPPTPATTGAPTQIVYPQPIYQTIPPFYSASAVPIPAPIPLPQKGDLHFSGPPLTEELLRLMLQSYGEVEAVKKLDNDTGIAVRLRDVTKHALVVQQLNGSLFPTGQLLAVGIYA